The Verrucomicrobium spinosum DSM 4136 = JCM 18804 genome includes a region encoding these proteins:
- a CDS encoding Fic family protein — MMLDEVIGKIDRLKQEWDAAQPLPTADRDRLWRKFRLEWNYNSNHIEGNTLTYGETELLLIFGQTEGGHAFREYEEMKAHDLAIDYVRELARAPQPVTEGDVRSLNKMLLKEPFWKAAATFEGEATRKQIIPGEYKTSPNNVRTATGEIFQFADPIDIPARMSALIAWLRHALESGEDDVTRIIGKLHHEFVLIHPFDDGNGRVARLLVNYVLYRLGYPPIIIKSRDKKNYLAALNRADVGDLDAFVLYLANELVWSLEVSLKAARGESIEEPDDVDKEVAIFARRHQARAKPPEKSVELVQANARQVWIPTMQMVIEKLSPLLGIFGNAQWSVSQHLKPGIYGFSEKPCKEWSGSVQSFETGWHDVLLVYSRSQSGALVVPDRFDFLISLEGFLAEGRQVKARQSIHIQLDAFSWALSAINVDFPKLSHRYDDPVTHEKQTQLANMLVKDLLKQVQDQTQSKS, encoded by the coding sequence ATGATGCTCGACGAAGTCATTGGCAAGATTGACCGCCTTAAACAAGAGTGGGATGCCGCCCAGCCTCTCCCAACCGCGGATCGTGATCGCCTCTGGCGTAAGTTTCGCCTGGAGTGGAACTACAACTCCAACCACATCGAGGGTAACACCCTTACGTACGGAGAAACGGAGTTGCTGCTCATCTTCGGTCAGACCGAAGGAGGGCATGCTTTCCGTGAGTACGAGGAGATGAAGGCACACGATCTGGCGATCGATTATGTGCGGGAACTCGCGCGAGCTCCCCAACCGGTGACAGAAGGGGATGTCCGCTCGCTCAACAAGATGCTGCTGAAGGAGCCGTTCTGGAAGGCGGCTGCCACGTTTGAGGGAGAGGCGACACGCAAGCAGATCATACCCGGCGAGTACAAGACCTCTCCCAATAATGTGAGAACTGCTACTGGTGAAATCTTCCAATTTGCAGATCCCATCGATATCCCGGCCAGGATGTCGGCATTGATTGCCTGGTTGCGACACGCCCTCGAATCAGGCGAGGATGATGTGACGCGCATCATCGGAAAGTTGCACCATGAGTTCGTCCTCATTCACCCGTTTGACGATGGTAACGGAAGGGTGGCGAGATTGCTGGTAAACTACGTGCTTTATCGCCTGGGTTACCCGCCCATCATTATCAAGAGCAGAGACAAGAAAAACTATTTGGCGGCCTTAAATCGCGCCGATGTTGGGGATCTTGATGCATTCGTTTTGTATCTGGCAAACGAGCTGGTCTGGTCACTCGAAGTATCTTTGAAGGCCGCAAGGGGGGAGAGCATTGAAGAGCCCGATGATGTGGACAAGGAGGTGGCCATCTTCGCGCGGCGCCACCAGGCTCGGGCCAAGCCTCCTGAAAAGTCGGTGGAGTTGGTGCAGGCTAACGCCCGTCAGGTGTGGATTCCAACTATGCAGATGGTCATAGAGAAGCTGTCACCTTTGCTTGGCATCTTTGGCAATGCGCAGTGGAGCGTGTCTCAACATCTAAAGCCCGGAATCTATGGGTTTTCGGAGAAACCATGTAAGGAGTGGTCCGGCTCTGTTCAGAGTTTTGAGACTGGATGGCACGATGTGCTGCTGGTCTATAGTCGCAGTCAATCGGGCGCGCTTGTCGTGCCTGATCGATTCGACTTTCTCATTTCATTGGAGGGTTTCCTGGCCGAAGGTCGCCAAGTGAAAGCCAGACAGTCGATTCATATTCAGCTGGATGCATTTTCTTGGGCGCTGTCTGCCATCAATGTGGATTTTCCCAAGCTGAGTCACAGGTATGATGATCCCGTGACTCATGAAAAACAAACGCAGCTCGCGAACATGCTTGTGAAGGACCTCTTGAAGCAAGTTCAAGATCAGACTCAATCCAAGTCCTGA
- the fabV gene encoding enoyl-ACP reductase FabV, with amino-acid sequence MIVSPKIRGFICTTAHPEGCAKHVADQIAVVKSRGPVANGPKKVLVIGSSTGYGLSSRIAAAFGSNAATIGVFFERAAEGNRTGTAGWYNTAAFEKEAAAAGLYARSFNGDAFSDAIKAEVIAAIKADLGQVDCVVYSLASPRRTDPKSGQVYNSVLKPIGESYTNKNLNTNTGVVNEVTIEPAAGDDLEQTIAVMGGEDWLLWIDALLEAGVLAQGVQTVAYSYIGPEVTWPIYKNGTIGRAKEDVERVQKVLDAHLAPLGGKAWVSVNKALVTQASSAIPVVPLYISLLYKVMKDQGTHEDCIEQMDRLFRDRMYSGTPQPDEAGRIRVDDWEMAPAVQELVGQRWKEVNSENLAELADFEGYKSSFLRLFGFGLEGVNYEADTDVTIGIPSLPTAPAAA; translated from the coding sequence ATGATCGTTTCCCCTAAAATTCGCGGGTTCATCTGCACCACCGCTCATCCTGAGGGATGTGCAAAGCACGTGGCCGACCAGATTGCGGTCGTGAAGAGCCGCGGCCCTGTGGCGAATGGCCCAAAGAAAGTCCTCGTGATCGGCTCCTCCACCGGGTACGGCCTCTCCTCCCGTATTGCCGCCGCATTTGGCTCGAACGCCGCCACCATCGGGGTGTTTTTTGAGCGCGCTGCCGAAGGCAACCGCACCGGCACCGCCGGCTGGTACAACACGGCCGCTTTTGAGAAAGAAGCCGCCGCCGCGGGCCTCTACGCCCGCTCTTTTAACGGCGACGCCTTCTCGGACGCCATCAAGGCGGAAGTCATTGCCGCCATCAAGGCCGACCTTGGTCAGGTGGATTGCGTGGTGTATAGCCTCGCCTCCCCTCGCCGCACCGATCCGAAGAGCGGTCAGGTGTACAATTCCGTCCTCAAGCCAATTGGTGAGAGCTACACCAACAAGAACCTCAACACCAACACGGGTGTGGTGAACGAGGTCACCATCGAGCCAGCCGCAGGCGATGATCTCGAGCAGACCATCGCCGTCATGGGTGGCGAAGACTGGCTGCTCTGGATCGATGCCCTCCTCGAGGCTGGCGTCCTGGCACAGGGCGTGCAGACCGTTGCCTATTCCTACATCGGGCCTGAAGTGACCTGGCCCATCTACAAGAATGGCACCATTGGCCGTGCCAAGGAAGATGTGGAGCGCGTCCAGAAAGTGCTCGACGCTCACCTCGCCCCTCTCGGCGGCAAGGCCTGGGTCTCCGTCAACAAGGCACTGGTTACTCAGGCTAGCTCCGCCATCCCCGTGGTGCCCCTTTACATTTCCCTCCTCTACAAGGTGATGAAAGATCAAGGGACCCATGAGGACTGCATTGAGCAGATGGACCGTCTCTTCCGCGATCGCATGTACAGCGGCACCCCCCAACCAGACGAGGCCGGCCGCATCCGTGTGGACGACTGGGAAATGGCCCCTGCGGTGCAGGAGCTCGTCGGCCAGCGCTGGAAAGAAGTGAATTCCGAGAACCTCGCCGAACTTGCCGACTTTGAAGGCTACAAGTCCAGCTTCCTCCGCCTCTTTGGCTTCGGTCTGGAAGGCGTGAACTATGAGGCAGACACAGACGTGACCATCGGCATCCCCTCGCTGCCGACGGCCCCTGCTGCCGCCTAA
- a CDS encoding LuxR C-terminal-related transcriptional regulator, with amino-acid sequence MNQHSVLIVHGEPLVRVGLRSLFESQRACATCGETSNPATALALATELTPRFVLLDLVLPQGDGVVLIKDLHRFVPSSHLIVISSLVDTESVQRAFRAGAEAYVTTQDEPGEVLAAMDAVQEGRRYASNRVSSSLLQDLSCGALGRPRDAEVSRLSDRELQVFRMIGRGMSSTSIAQELGVSSKTVETHRQRMKDKLQVHNGAQLAQRAASWFASMAKRSGHPQPRIEPISRVPLRRPKDAPVELARFKVE; translated from the coding sequence ATGAATCAGCACTCAGTACTGATAGTTCACGGCGAACCGCTGGTGCGAGTAGGACTGCGGTCGCTGTTTGAATCACAACGCGCATGCGCAACCTGTGGAGAGACCAGCAACCCGGCAACGGCGCTGGCTCTTGCCACAGAACTGACGCCCCGCTTTGTGCTGTTGGATCTGGTTCTTCCTCAAGGAGACGGCGTCGTGCTCATCAAAGATTTGCATCGCTTTGTCCCATCTTCCCACTTGATCGTCATCAGCAGTCTGGTTGACACAGAGTCGGTGCAGCGCGCCTTCCGTGCCGGTGCCGAGGCTTATGTGACCACTCAAGATGAGCCAGGTGAGGTGCTGGCCGCCATGGATGCCGTACAAGAAGGCCGGCGTTATGCCAGCAACCGCGTTTCCAGCAGTCTTTTGCAGGACCTCTCTTGTGGAGCCTTGGGCCGCCCACGGGACGCTGAGGTGTCACGCCTCTCTGACCGCGAGCTGCAGGTGTTCCGGATGATCGGTCGGGGCATGAGCAGCACCAGCATCGCCCAAGAGCTGGGCGTCAGCAGCAAGACGGTGGAAACCCACCGCCAAAGGATGAAGGACAAGCTTCAGGTGCACAATGGGGCTCAACTGGCCCAGCGCGCCGCCTCATGGTTTGCCTCCATGGCGAAACGCAGCGGCCATCCACAGCCACGCATTGAGCCCATCTCACGTGTTCCACTGCGCCGCCCCAAGGACGCGCCAGTGGAACTGGCCCGCTTCAAGGTTGAATAA